Within Trachemys scripta elegans isolate TJP31775 chromosome 12, CAS_Tse_1.0, whole genome shotgun sequence, the genomic segment TGTGAATATTAGCAAGACAAGAGGGGTGAGGTGAggtcttttcttggaccaacttctggtggtaagagagacaagctttagaacAAAACAGAGCTCTCCTTTAGCtctattacttcacccaccttgcgtctctaatatcctaggactgaATAAAACTGCATGCAACTTTTGAGTTTTGGCACTTTTGGCTGCAGCTTCTCACAGCAGAGCCAGTTGGTGTTAACAGCGCCATTTAACAATGGGGAAATTGAGATACATGTCCTGTGAAAGGTCCTCAGCCAGGGATCTGGCCCAtcgactccaatggagctatggtCGATTGACTGGGATCTGGGACAGTGTGAGTCCCCTGATCACATTCAGAACATGCCAGATGCGCTCTGACTTCAGGGGCAGCATCTTTGTTCCCCAGGTCCGTTCTTGTTCCCATATTATCAGCCTTCAATCATTACGCAGTGTGAGAGTCACATCCCAGTTAGGGTTGCACATCAGCCTGGTTTTGCCCTTTCCTAAAATCCACCCTGAAGAGAGCTGTATGTTATTATTGCTTCAGAGTTAACACAGGGAATGTGAATCTGAAACAGAAAAGGCATTGCCAGTGCCTCATCATGtcaccatcatcatcattacATGAAGTAAGGAAGAACTGACTCCATTTAATAATTTATGACATAAACTTATCTCTTGTGGAAGTGAAAATAATTATTCCTTTTCCTGTAGGACACTAAAATTCTGATTTTACTAACATCGATTATTAGATTAACTCCTGTAAATTCTAACAGAAGATCGGTGCCTAAGGACACTAGATGTTACTGAAAATATCAGTCCAAGATTTGAGTTGATGTATTTATTGATTTTGACTCCTCCTAAGACATGGCATGATTCTGCCCATGGCCACCAGTGCAATGCTGCTTTGAAGTATCATTGCTAAGCCCCAAtatgtcagcagacaggatatgACAGCAGATCAAGAAGGGGTCTGATCAGTCACATCACTAATTGGGGTACCAGAGAAATGGGCTGTTGTTATCATAGTTATTATTCAGGTATGGCAGAGAGTGAATCTGTAGGGATACCAAAGATCTGTTCTCAGACTGAGAATCCTGGGCACTTTGCTCTAAAATCTATATTTAGCCTTAACATTTCAGCGGGGGAGGAGTTTTTGAAAGCTCATGGAATGAATTCCTGACACTTGATTAACTTTCAGCTCTATGTTCTTCCAATTCACTGGCACGGCTTGTTTTCTGGTTCCTAAACTCAACccatggcagacagagactgGGGAAACCAAACGGCcatcacagaattcatcctcctgggattcgGAGATCTCCCTGAGCTgcaaattcttctcttcctgctgtttctaGTGATTTACATGGCAACTGTGGCCGGAAACACCCTCATGGTTGtgctagttgtggctgatcagcaccttcacacccccatgtacttcttcctggggaacctGTCTTGCTTGGAGAtctgctacacctccaccatcctcCCCAGGATactggccagtctcctgactggggacaaaACTATCTCAGTCAGTGGCTGCATCGCACAACTGTACTTCTTTGGTGGTCTGGTAGGTACGGAATGCTATCTGCTAGCagtgatgtcttatgatcggtatttagcgatatgtAAACCCCTGCACTATTCAGCTCTGATGAATGCCAGGTTTTGCCTCCAGTTGGCTGCTGGGTCATGGTTCAATGGTTGTTTGGCTATTACCATTGTTATATTACTCATGTCACAGTTCATATTCTGTGGCCcaaatgaaattgaccatttgtATTGTGATCCCATCCCACTGATTAAACTTTCCTGTGGGGACACGCTCCTGATCAtgttgttgaatttcatcctagccTGTGTATTCACTCTGCCTCCGTTCCTGTTAACCCTGACATCCTACGTGTGCATCATcaccaccatcctgagaatcccttcc encodes:
- the LOC117885384 gene encoding olfactory receptor 6N1-like — its product is MADRDWGNQTAITEFILLGFGDLPELQILLFLLFLVIYMATVAGNTLMVVLVVADQHLHTPMYFFLGNLSCLEICYTSTILPRILASLLTGDKTISVSGCIAQLYFFGGLVGTECYLLAVMSYDRYLAICKPLHYSALMNARFCLQLAAGSWFNGCLAITIVILLMSQFIFCGPNEIDHLYCDPIPLIKLSCGDTLLIMLLNFILACVFTLPPFLLTLTSYVCIITTILRIPSTTGRHKAFSTCSSHLIVVTIFYGTLMSVSMLPTLNTLRVLKKVLSLCYTVLTPLVNPLIYSLRNREVREALSKALSQYVAFKKTCRDS